A genome region from Setaria italica strain Yugu1 chromosome III, Setaria_italica_v2.0, whole genome shotgun sequence includes the following:
- the LOC101754572 gene encoding polyol transporter 5: MVSPRDAEAPLLSEPDDAAAPAPAPGKRNKYPFFCAVLASMTSVLTGYNVAVMSGAQIFMAEDLGISDAQIEVLSGIINLYSLAGALLAGWTSDRLGRRLTIVLANVLFLLGPLCMTLAGGYNALMVGRFIAGIAVGYDFVIAPIYAAEIAPASSRGLLTSVPEIFNNTGVMLSYVSNLAFSGLPAHLSWRVMFAAGVVPPVFLAVGTLTMPESPRWLVMKGRVAEAKAVLDRTSDTAAEAEQRLLEIVDVVSGDSGGGKGRSSGAWKEAAAKPGVRRVLAMVLTLQFFQQASGIDSVVLYGPRILATAGVTSTSVLSLNVLFGVAKAGSILIAMALVDRAGRRPLLLVSTGGMTASLLLVGSLFTASAGAAKQDAVASTASVAAVVSYVVFFSMGLGPMAWVYSSEILPLRLRAQGAGLGTAMNRVMCAVVIMTFITLYKAITMAGAFYLYAAIAGAAFVFVYTCLPETKGRSLEDMEELFHTK; encoded by the exons ATGGTCAGCCCACGAGACGCCGAGGCGCCACTGCTCTCCGAGCccgacgacgccgccgctccggcgccggcgcccgggaAGCGCAACAAGTACCCCTTCTTCTGCGCCGTGCTCGCCTCCATGACCTCCGTCCTCACGGGCTACA ACGTGGCGGTGATGAGCGGCGCGCAGATCTTCATGGCGGAGGACCTGGGCATCAGCGACGCGCAGATCGAGGTGCTCTCGGGGATCATCAACCTCTACTCGCTCGCCGGCGCGCTGCTGGCCGGGTGGACCTCcgaccgcctcggccgccgcctcaCCATCGTGCTCGCCaacgtcctcttcctcctcggccCGCTGTGCATGACGCTCGCCGGAGGGTACAACGCGCTCATGGTGGGGCGGTTCATTGCCGGCATCGCCGTCGGCTACGACTTCGTCATCGCCCCCATCTACGCCGCCGAGATCGCGCCGGCGTCCTCCCGCGGCCTCCTCACCTCAGTCCCCGAG ATTTTTAACAACACTGGAGTGATGCTGAGCTACGTGTCGAACCTCGCCTTCTCCGGGCTGCCGGCGCACCTGTCGTGGCGTGTGATGTTCGCGGCCGGGGTGGTGCCGCCGGTGTTCCTGGCGGTAGGCACGCTCACCATGCCGGAGTCGCCGCGGTGGCTGGTGATGAAGGGCCGGGTCGCTGAGGCCAAGGCCGTGCTCGACAGGACGTCGGACACGGCAGCGGAGGCCGAGCAGCGGCTGCTCGAGATTGTGGACGTCGTCTCCGGCGACAGCGGCGGAGGGAAagggaggagcagcggcgcgtGGAAGGAGGCCGCGGCGAAGCCCGGCGTCCGGCGCGTGTTGGCCATGGTGCTGACGCTGCAGTTTTTTCAGCAGGCGTCGGGCATCGACTCGGTGGTGCTGTACGGCCCGCGGATCCTCGCCACGGCTGGCGTCACCAGCACCTCGGTCCTCAGCCTCAACGTCCTCTTCGGCGTCGCTAAGGCCGGGTCCATCCTCATCGCCATGGCGCTGGTcgaccgcgccggccgccgcccgctgctccTCGTGAGCACGGGCGGCATGACGGcgtcgctgctgctggtgggctCCCTGTTCACGGCGTCCGCGGGCGCCGCCAAGCAGGACGCGGTGGCGTCGACGGCgagcgtggcggcggtggtgtcgTACGTGGTGTTCTTCTCCATGGGGCTGGGGCCCATGGCGTGGGTGTACAGCTCGGAGATCCTGCCGCTGCGGTTGCGGGCGCAGGGCGCCGGGCTCGGCACGGCGATGAACCGCGTCATGTGCGCGGTGGTCATCATGACCTTCATCACGCTCTACAAGGCCATCACCATGGCGGGAGCGTTCTACCTCTACGCAGCCATCGCGGGCGCCGCGTTTGTGTTCGTCTACACGTGCCTGCCGGAGACCAAGGGACGGAGCCTCGAGGACATGGAGGAGCTCTTCCACACAAAGTGA